A genomic stretch from Ictalurus punctatus breed USDA103 chromosome 2, Coco_2.0, whole genome shotgun sequence includes:
- the sgf29 gene encoding SAGA-associated factor 29 isoform X1 — MQCLLSRIYSQGSMALVSADTKIAELLTELHQLIKQTQEERSRSEHNLLNIQKTHERMQTENKTSPYYRTKLRGLYTTAKADAEAECSILRHALDKIAEIKSLLEERRIAARMAGVYSDSDPPRKTMRRGVLMTLLQQSAMTLPLWIGKPGESPPPLCGATPASSDYVAKQGDKVAARVKAVDGDEQWILAEVVSYNHSTNKYEVDDIDEEGKERHTLSRRRIIPLPQWKANPETDPEALFSKDQLVLALYPQTTCFYRALIHNPPHRPQDDYSVLFEDTSYADGYSPPLNVAQRYVVACKENKKK; from the exons ATGCAGTGTCTGTTGTCTCGCATCTACAGTCAAG GCTCAATGGCTTTAGTGTCTGCAGATACCAAAATTGCTGAGCTGCTGACTGAGCTCCATCAACTAATCAAACAAACCCAG GAGGAGCGCTCACGCAGTGAACACAACCTACTCAACATCCAGAAAACACATGAAAGGATGCAGACAGAAAACAAAA CTTCTCCATACTATCGGACAAAGCTGCGTGGACTATACACCACTGCAAAAGCAGATGCAGAGGCTGAATGCAG TATATTGCGCCATGCTCTTGACAagattgcagaaattaaatcACTGCTGGAGGAGAGACGTATTG CTGCAAGGATGGCAGGGGTGTACAGCGACAGTGACCCACCCAGAAAGACCATGCGCAGAGGTGTTCTGATGACCCTGTTACAGCAATCTGCAATGACGCTTCCATTATGGATCGGCAAACCGGGTGAAAG TCCACCCCCTCTGTGTGGAGCAACACCTGCAAGCAGTGACTACGTGGCTAAGCAGGGGGACAAGGTGGCAGCTCGGGTAAAGGCTGTGGATGGTGATGAACAGTGGATCCTGGCTGAAGTGGTCAGCTACAACCACTCCACCAACAA GTATGAAGTCGATGACATTGATGAGGAAGGAAAGGA GAGACACACTTTAAGTCGAAGAAGAATCATCCCACTGCCACAGTGGAAAGCCAACCCAGAGACAGACCCTGAGGCACTGTTCAGCAAAGATCAGCTGGTGCTGGCCCTCTACCCACAAACCACCTGCTTCTACAGAGCCCTGATTCATAACCCCCCACACCGG CCCCAGGATGACTACTCGGTGCTGTTTGAGGACACATCCTATGCAGACGGATATTCACCACCTCTCAATGTAGCCCAAAGATACGTAGTGGCCTGCAAGGAGAACAAGAAAAAGTGA
- the nfatc2ip gene encoding NFATC2-interacting protein isoform X1, whose translation MAEVASDSDSDSDVEFMAQSHPNPPPKRRRVLDPSAITAVAMYPNMVTRSLKRKPPLYKQVHCTEVNEEEARLWPPSPPKSKNKPINISLSDSEEEPAPDKPQETNQKLAAISSLVCLTPERLEDIPNFSDYPSQRNDCYDDDDIIVVSSEDKQKSCPAKPKPRERGRKISLKFCWKMDVHKIPVLSTDPLSKAVAQLAVKLKVPPSKILLMRNDDELPVHSTIMQLDLGTADIIDCLVITEDKEDESSCDVITLRLRGKEKGSAQEYSLHKDDPLGSILSQYTSGLSAAAKRKVKFLFDGLKVKHNQTPSQLDMEDGDIIEVWA comes from the exons ATGGCTGAAGTG GCAAGTGACAGTGACAGTGACAGTGACGTTGAGTTTATGGCACAGAGCCACCCAAATCCACCTCCCAAACGAAGGCGTGTCCTTGACCCTTCAGCCATCACAGCTGTGGCCATGTACCCCAATATG gtcaccCGCAGCCTAAAGCGGAAACCACCTCTCTACAAACAAGTGCACTGCACAG AGGTCAATGAAGAAGAAGCCAGGCTGTGGCCTCCATCTCCACCCAAGAGTAAGAACAAGCCAATCAACATAAGCCTGAGTGACTCTGAGGAGGAGCCAGCACCTGATAAACCTCA aGAAACCAACCAGAAACTGGCTGCAATTAGCTCGCTCGTGTGTTTAACACCCGAAAGACTTGAAGATATCCCAAACTTCAGTGACTATCCCTCCCAAAGAAACGActgctatgatgatgatgacattaTAGTCGTTTCCTCTGAGGATAAACAGAAAAGCTGTCCAGCCAAACCTAAGCCCAGAGAACGTGGCCGAAAAATCTCACTGAAATTTTGCTGGAAAATGGACGTGCACAAAATCCCAGTGCTTTCA ACAGATCCTCTGAGCAAGGCTGTAGCTCAGTTAGCTGTCAAGCTTAAAGTCCCGCCCTCTAAAATACTGCTAATGAGGAATGATGATGAGCTTCCTGTGCACTCCACCATCATGCAGTTAGATCTGGGCACTGCAGATATCATAG ACTGTCTTGTGATAACCGAAGACAAAGAAGATGAAAGCagctgtgatgtcatcactcTGCGACTGAGGGGCAAAGAAAAAGGATCTGCACAGGAATATTCCTTACATAAG GATGATCCTCTGGGTTCCATCCTGTCACAGTACACTTCAGGTCTGTCTGCCGCTGCTAAGCGCAAGGTCAAATTCCTCTTCGATGGGTTAAAGGTGAAGCACAATCAGACACCTTCACAGCTGGATATGGAGGACGGTGATATCATTGAAGTGTGGGCCTGA
- the sgf29 gene encoding SAGA-associated factor 29 — MALVSADTKIAELLTELHQLIKQTQEERSRSEHNLLNIQKTHERMQTENKTSPYYRTKLRGLYTTAKADAEAECSILRHALDKIAEIKSLLEERRIAARMAGVYSDSDPPRKTMRRGVLMTLLQQSAMTLPLWIGKPGESPPPLCGATPASSDYVAKQGDKVAARVKAVDGDEQWILAEVVSYNHSTNKYEVDDIDEEGKERHTLSRRRIIPLPQWKANPETDPEALFSKDQLVLALYPQTTCFYRALIHNPPHRPQDDYSVLFEDTSYADGYSPPLNVAQRYVVACKENKKK; from the exons ATGGCTTTAGTGTCTGCAGATACCAAAATTGCTGAGCTGCTGACTGAGCTCCATCAACTAATCAAACAAACCCAG GAGGAGCGCTCACGCAGTGAACACAACCTACTCAACATCCAGAAAACACATGAAAGGATGCAGACAGAAAACAAAA CTTCTCCATACTATCGGACAAAGCTGCGTGGACTATACACCACTGCAAAAGCAGATGCAGAGGCTGAATGCAG TATATTGCGCCATGCTCTTGACAagattgcagaaattaaatcACTGCTGGAGGAGAGACGTATTG CTGCAAGGATGGCAGGGGTGTACAGCGACAGTGACCCACCCAGAAAGACCATGCGCAGAGGTGTTCTGATGACCCTGTTACAGCAATCTGCAATGACGCTTCCATTATGGATCGGCAAACCGGGTGAAAG TCCACCCCCTCTGTGTGGAGCAACACCTGCAAGCAGTGACTACGTGGCTAAGCAGGGGGACAAGGTGGCAGCTCGGGTAAAGGCTGTGGATGGTGATGAACAGTGGATCCTGGCTGAAGTGGTCAGCTACAACCACTCCACCAACAA GTATGAAGTCGATGACATTGATGAGGAAGGAAAGGA GAGACACACTTTAAGTCGAAGAAGAATCATCCCACTGCCACAGTGGAAAGCCAACCCAGAGACAGACCCTGAGGCACTGTTCAGCAAAGATCAGCTGGTGCTGGCCCTCTACCCACAAACCACCTGCTTCTACAGAGCCCTGATTCATAACCCCCCACACCGG CCCCAGGATGACTACTCGGTGCTGTTTGAGGACACATCCTATGCAGACGGATATTCACCACCTCTCAATGTAGCCCAAAGATACGTAGTGGCCTGCAAGGAGAACAAGAAAAAGTGA
- the nfatc2ip gene encoding NFATC2-interacting protein isoform X2, protein MAEVASDSDSDSDVEFMAQSHPNPPPKRRRVLDPSAITAVAMYPNMVTRSLKRKPPLYKQVHCTEVNEEEARLWPPSPPKSKNKPINISLSDSEEEPAPDKPQETNQKLAAISSLVCLTPERLEDIPNFSDYPSQRNDCYDDDDIIVVSSEDKQKSCPAKPKPRERGRKISLKFCWKMDVHKIPVLSTDPLSKAVAQLAVKLKVPPSKILLMRNDDELPVHSTIMQLDLGTADIIDCLVITEDKEDESSCDVITLRLRGKEKGSAQEYSLHKYTSGLSAAAKRKVKFLFDGLKVKHNQTPSQLDMEDGDIIEVWA, encoded by the exons ATGGCTGAAGTG GCAAGTGACAGTGACAGTGACAGTGACGTTGAGTTTATGGCACAGAGCCACCCAAATCCACCTCCCAAACGAAGGCGTGTCCTTGACCCTTCAGCCATCACAGCTGTGGCCATGTACCCCAATATG gtcaccCGCAGCCTAAAGCGGAAACCACCTCTCTACAAACAAGTGCACTGCACAG AGGTCAATGAAGAAGAAGCCAGGCTGTGGCCTCCATCTCCACCCAAGAGTAAGAACAAGCCAATCAACATAAGCCTGAGTGACTCTGAGGAGGAGCCAGCACCTGATAAACCTCA aGAAACCAACCAGAAACTGGCTGCAATTAGCTCGCTCGTGTGTTTAACACCCGAAAGACTTGAAGATATCCCAAACTTCAGTGACTATCCCTCCCAAAGAAACGActgctatgatgatgatgacattaTAGTCGTTTCCTCTGAGGATAAACAGAAAAGCTGTCCAGCCAAACCTAAGCCCAGAGAACGTGGCCGAAAAATCTCACTGAAATTTTGCTGGAAAATGGACGTGCACAAAATCCCAGTGCTTTCA ACAGATCCTCTGAGCAAGGCTGTAGCTCAGTTAGCTGTCAAGCTTAAAGTCCCGCCCTCTAAAATACTGCTAATGAGGAATGATGATGAGCTTCCTGTGCACTCCACCATCATGCAGTTAGATCTGGGCACTGCAGATATCATAG ACTGTCTTGTGATAACCGAAGACAAAGAAGATGAAAGCagctgtgatgtcatcactcTGCGACTGAGGGGCAAAGAAAAAGGATCTGCACAGGAATATTCCTTACATAAG TACACTTCAGGTCTGTCTGCCGCTGCTAAGCGCAAGGTCAAATTCCTCTTCGATGGGTTAAAGGTGAAGCACAATCAGACACCTTCACAGCTGGATATGGAGGACGGTGATATCATTGAAGTGTGGGCCTGA